The Mixophyes fleayi isolate aMixFle1 chromosome 1, aMixFle1.hap1, whole genome shotgun sequence genome includes a region encoding these proteins:
- the LOC142099115 gene encoding betaine--homocysteine S-methyltransferase 1, whose product MAQTGVKSGQAKKGLLERLDAGEIVIGDGGFVFALEKRGYVKAGPWTPEAAVEHPEAVRQLHREFLRAGANVMQTFTFYASDDKLENRGNYVGEKISGQKVNEAACDIARQVANEGDALVAGGVSQTPSYLSCKSESEVKLIFRKQLDVFIKKNVDFLIAEYFEHVEEAVWAVEVLKESGKPVAATLCIGPEGDLNGVSPGECAVRLAKAGASVVGINCHFDPMTCVATVKLMKEGLAAAKVKAHLMTQPLAYHTPDCGKQGFIDLPEFPFGLEPRIVTRWDIHKYAREAYNLGVRYIGGCCGFEPYHTRAIAEELAPERGFLPAGSEKHGSWGSGLEMHTKPWVRARARRDYWEKLHPASGRPYCPSLAKPDAWGVTKGDSELMQQKEATTGQQLQDLFAKQSIKSD is encoded by the exons ATGGCACAAACTGGAGTTAAGAGTGGCCAAGCCAAAAAA GGCCTACTGGAACGCCTGGATGCAGGAGAGATTGTTATTGGAGATGGGGGCTTTGTGTTTGCCTTGGAGAAAAGGGGTTATGTGAAAGCCGGACCCTGGACTCCAGAAGCTGCCGTAGAACATCCAGAAGCAG TGCGGCAGCTACATAGGGAGTTCCTTAGAGCTGGGGCAAATGTCATGCAGACGTTCACTTTCTATGCTAGTGATGATAAGCTGGAGAATAGAGGGAACTATGTGGGAGAGAAGATCTCG GGTCAGAAGGTCAATGAAGCGGCTTGTGACATTGCCAGGCAAGTGGCTAATGAGGGTGATGCCCTGGTTGCAGGAGGTGTCAGCCAAACTCCGTCATACCTCAGTTGTAAGAGTGAGTCGGAGGTGAAATTGATCTTCCGGAAGCAGCTGGATGTTTTCATAAAAAAGAACGTGGACTTTCTCATTGCTGAG TATTTTGAGCACGTGGAGGAGGCTGTTTGGGCTGTGGAGGTGTTAAAAGAGTCTGGAAAACCGGTTGCTGCTACATTATGCATTGGTCCAGAAGGAGACTTGAATGGGGTTTCTCCTGGAGAGTGCGCTGTCAGATTGGCTAAAGCCG GTGCTTCTGTTGTGGGAATTAATTGCCACTTTGACCCAATGACCTGTGTGGCAACAGTGAAGCTGATGAAGGAGGGTTTGGCTGCGGCCAAGGTGAAAGCGCATCTGATGACACAACCACTTGCGTATCACACTCCTGACTGCGGAAAGCAAGGTTTCATCGACCTGCCAGAATTTCCCTTTG GTTTGGAGCCCAGAATTGTGACCAGATGGGACATTCACAAATATGCTCGGGAGGCCTATAATCTTGGGGTGAGGTACATCGGAGGCTGCTGTGGATTTGAACCGTATCACACCAGAGCAATAGCAGAAGAGCTGGCTCCAGAGAGGGGATTCTTACCAGCAGGCTCAGAGAAACACGGCAGCTGGGGAAGTGGGCTGGAGATGCATACTAAACCCTGGGTCAGAGCAAG GGCCAGGCGAGATTATTGGGAGAAATTGCACCCTGCATCAGGAAGACCTTACTGTCCTTCTCTGGCTAAGCCGGATGCCTGGGGTGTGACCAAAGGAGACTCGGAGCTGATGCAGCAGAAAGAGGCAACAACTGGGCAGCAGCTGCAAGATCTATTTGCAAAACAATCCATCAAATCTGACTAG